The sequence ACTCTGCTGGATCCGATAAAACTGACTCTGAACTCTGATTTCAGTCAGTTTATAGAAACATTTTCATCTCCTGTTAGCGTGTTAGCTTGTTAGCCAGTTAGTGTCTTAGCCTGTTAGACAGTTAGCGTTTTAGCCTGTTAGACAGTTAGCgtgttagcctgttagacaGTTAGCgtgttagcctgttagacaGTTAGCGTTTTAGCCTGTTAGACAGTTAGCgtgttagcctgttagacaGTTAGTTTGTTAGCCAGTTAGACAGCgtgttagcctgttagacaGTTAGTTTGTTAGCCAGTTAGACAGTTAGCgtgttagcctgttagacaGTTAATTTGTTAGCCAGTTAGACAGTTAGCGTGTTAGCCTTTTAGTGTGTTAGGCTTTTAGTGTGTTAGCCTTTTAGTGTGTTAGACAGTTAGCGTGTTAGACAGTTAGTGTGTTAGCGTGCAGATTCTTCAGATTTTCTTAAGAAAATGAAGAATTTGAGCAAATAAACGTGTAAAAGCGACAGAAAATCCTCCTTTAACAGTTTGCCTATGTTAAAGGCCTACCGGCTTTGATCCCAGATGAACTCGATGATGTaatttcctctgcaggtgtgggTAAATGTTCGGCGGCTGAGATCCAGCTGAAGAAGCAGCAGGCGATGGCGAGGAGGCGGCGGCGGCTGCGGGCCGCGCAGAACGTCCGGGCTCCGACGTGACGGGAACCGACCCGGGAGCAGCAGAACCCACCTGAGCTCACCTGTGGGGTTCTGGAGCCGACCCGTTTTTAATCTCTGTgagctttaaaggaacagttccaCATTTCTGTGGTGGTTCAGGCTCAGAACcactgactcctcccccttcttcttcttcttcttggtgtATTTATGGCAGCAACATGGCCGCCGTGCTGTTTTCCTCCCGTAGATCATTGTGTTTGATCCTCTCTGGAACGTAAGGAGGACATTTTGAACCTCTTCCTGTGACATCACAAACAGGAAACCCTTCGCCGCTCGGGTCCGTTTCCTGTCGGCTGCACGTTAATGAATTTGCTTTTAAATAAAACGTCTGCAACAAACTAAAGTCCAGTCGGGTCATTTAGACGTGAGGAGACGTTCTTTCTGGTTCTCACCCAGTAAACTGCTggtgagtctggttctgctttggttataaataataatacaataatctgtaaataaacaataaataatcAGATAAAAGCCTTCAGTCGCTCCTTTCAGTCTAATTTTATTGGCACTTTTTGTTGTTGACCAACCAGGTGACATCACAGCCTTTGAGCCTGtaagaaaacactgaaaataaaaacgGAACAGTCGGATTCTCCCTCCAGCTCTGCTCGCTCTGCGTTGGGCGCCGTGTCCAATCAAAAGTCGGCGTGAGGAGGAGACCCCGAGCAGCCGTCAGACCACCATCTTTTTATGAACGTTCAGTCCTCCGACGACCTGCAGGagacaacaggaagtgatgtcacagTTCCGTCTCACCTGAGATCATTgagtttaaagggatatgccacccccaggccaaattaagtgtatccccgcattcccgagacataaataagtgtgtgggagcgttttcctggcgacccaggcattggccgaatctcacagcactgaccactgcttggttgcgcgtaatacatacatgctagcgtcgccactcgaaatatttcgcccaacgtgaattaatttacttgatttaccttctaattactgtgtgagtggtgtactttcacatcgagtgcaaatgactgtgtaaatctacacagaaggctggttttgctcatgtcggtttgggaactagtttccagtgcggaaaacacagccgaagcacactccccgctacgtctttgggaatccctACCCCCGACTTCTTCAAACAAACCATCATGAAGGGGGGtattcccaaagacgtagcggggagtgtgcttcggctgtgttttccgcaccagaaactagttcccaaaccgacatgagcaaaccgcgccttccgtgtagatttagacagtcatttgcactcgatgtgaaagtacaccactcacacagtaattagaaggtaaatcaagtaaattaattcacgttgggcgaaatatttcgattggcgacgctagcatgtatgtattacgcgcaaccaagcagtggtcagtgctgtgagattcggacaatgcctgggtcgccaggaaaacgctcccacacacttatttatgtctcgggaatgcggggatacacttaatttggcctgggggtggcatatgcCTTTAAAGGTATAATCTGGTGTTTTTATATGTTTTGGTTTGGGGTCGGAATCCAGCCCTCTGATTGGATCCTTGAACCCGATGAAGGTGGAGCTCACCGCACAGAACTCCTCGAAGCAGATCCTGCCGTCGCCATCTTTGTCTGCGTCGATGATGGTCTTATCGACGATCTGCTGCAGCTGCGTGTCCTTCAGGTTGGTGCCCACCATCATCTTCAGGACCTGGAACAGCTCCCCGTTGGATATGTAGCCGTCTTTGTCCATGTCGTAGATCCTGAAGGCGACTGATAAAACCATAAAATTAGCATAAAAGCCATGTATCTATCGGTTTATTTCAAAATATGTCAAATTTGAGACTTTATAAGTTGAAATAAACCTGTTTAAAAGtgtcattttttaataaattcgaGGTTATTGTGACGTTTAAAGGTTTGATTGAGAAGTTTTGGGAACAGTGCGCCCCCTGGTGGACAGATGTTGTACTTTAAATCTGTTTCTAAGGAATTAAACGTCAGAAATATGAAGAAACTCACAGTGCAGCTTCTGCTGTTTGTCTCCTTTCACACTGAACCGAGAGACTCCTTCCATAAACTCTGTCGAGCAGAAACATCAGTTATGATTAagatgttcccacgtgttcagAAGCTGCTTCTCTCTGTTACATGGACACAAATCTaaaaactttaagtttgtatattcagtttagtttaattTATAAAAGTATGAATCACaacaatgtcatctcagggcgcTTCATAGATACAGTCCAACCGAAGCAAACTAAAATCTAATTCATTATGTTCCAAACTGGTCCATCATCCTTCAGTGACATATTCCACCAAGCTGCCATCAAACTGTAACTCCTCACctgacattttattttatatctttatttcattctatgcaatttcccgcaagggatatATAAAGTATATTCAATTTAATTAATACAGAACCAGTTAAATaaagtttcctagctaaggaaaccaacagattgcattgtAACTAATTAGCTAGCTATGCTAGGTGACTCCACACCGGCTTCAGGGACCTGGCTCCCTATCGGTTTGTTTTCAACATCACGGAGCCGAGCTTCCGTTTCAGAAAACcttgcctccaaaactacaaaaaagactaaatgtgtcacatgtaccattatcactaaagcaggcagaggaggagctaAACATCCGGCCCGCGGAGCAAGAGaaggcaggagatggagggagctgGTAGCCATACCAAGctaacagactttaaacacaccgatagaagaagaaaacgtttcaaaacactAAAGATGGAAATAAATGGGTCGTAGAACAGAACAAGAAGTGTttggaaaggaaagaaaggaaaagagaaggaaattaaacaaaaggaaagttctgactttttcctgaagaaccattttgtgatgcaaatgtattactcttttgaacgcatattgttttgagaagcaaaacgctttattttttaaaccccatccaactagccggactaccttcatcaacaccaaaacgaggctggaactctgctcacaggacgcagcagggggtaagaagatgttcagaaatgatgttgctgatatgggatgtcatacagcttcatgtcagaagaggcgaactgtgcctttaaggTAAAGATCTGATGCCAACACCACAAACAGAAACCAGAGCACCCACAGGATGAGGTGACAGATTCATGCAGAAACACCAGTTTATAAATCAGTGACCCATTCAGAACTCCAGGTTCGGATCCTGGTCGTGTTAGTGGGTAAGTTTAAgtttagggtaagggttaggtttagggtaagtttagggtaagggttaagtttagggtaaggttagggttaggttacgtttagggtaagggttaggtttagggtagggttagggtaaggttaggTTAAgtttagggtaagggttaagtttagggtagggttagggtaaggttaggTTAAgtttagggtaagggttaagtttagggtaagggttagggtaagtgttagggttaggtttagggtaaggttagggttagggtaagtgttagggttagggttagggttagggttgatAGATGTGATTTGGTGATCTGTTTGCATTTACCCATGAAGTCGACTACCCCGTTTCCGTCGGTGTCGAACACGTCGATGACCCGCTGCATGAGGGGGTTCTTCTGGAGTTCTGGAAGGGCCATGAACTCCTCCACGCTCAGGGAGCCGGACTTATCCAGGTCCAGTTCCTGAAACCTCTTCCCCAGCCTCTTAATCTCATCAGCATCAGCTGGAATGAAACACAGCAGGCTGTTAGCAGAGAGAACGAAGCTCTGGACCCTCAGTGGGTGGATCCCCCATCATGCACCTGCCTCACACCTCCGTCCTGTTGGCCCTTCACCACCCTCTCAAACTCACCGGCGCTCTGCTTCCTGCCGGCCATGGCGGTCCCCGGCTGCTGCAGAAACTAAGAACCTTGTGCTGCCCGACCTCCCCGGCTGCTGCAGAAACTAAGAACCTTGTGCTGCCCGGCCTCCCCGGCTGCTGCTGAAACTAAGAACCTTGTGCTGCCCGGCCTCCCCGGCTGCTGCAGAAACTAAGAGCCTTGTGCTGCCCGACCTCCCCGTCCTCACACTAAGCCCTAACACCGGGTCAGCTGACACCTCTTTCCACACTAATCACTCGGCTGATCGCTGTGAATCCGTTGGGTGCTCCGGTGGGGGCCGAGCTGGGGGTTCAGGGGCATAATTCATCCTGTTTCACATTTAAAAGCAAAGCGCAAGAAGTTTTAGGTgcttttaaccctttgtgcggtcttaacattgtgtttactcccctcgacccgccctaccaaagccccaaaataaagcaacttaattgaattttaaatccaaaatctattttgtatgatgaaaccacctgttatttatctattcaactcaattcaatacatttttatcatgtatttgttacacaatacaaaaagacaatcaccagttttcaggattacactttttttttttaaccacaaaccaactgtcagttggaccaacagttttcttgttttctcagttttcttttacataataaaggtttattattgctattatataaatgtgaagtaattacttctgaatgaattatattgaaagggaaaaaaacagtgaacttttttctggtgtttaaatgtttttataattcacgggtcaaaaatgacccaaaagacaatctttgtaccctagtggtgtacagcccacatggaaacataaacaaaaataaagtgtgactttttctaatgatggggtccctttaggaaaagtcagaacatttcaagttggaaaaagacagtttaaggtattttttctgcagctaaacatggtggtggctcactttggacccgcaggacaacaggagggttaagctTTGACATCCATCTTCACGAGTTACACCATCATTCGCCCTTTTTGATACTTATCACCACTGAATCTCATATGTTGGCCAGGAAGGTTAACAACTTGCAGGTTACAGACGACCCTGGACAGGTAGCCAGTCTATCCCAGGACcaacacagaaataaatgagacaaccatgcacacacactcactcatagggtcaatttagaatcaccaattaagctCACATGCAAGTGTTTGGACTGTAGGAAGACGCTGGAGTGTCCAGGGAGCAGCCACACATGCGCAGGGGGAACACGCAAACTCCACatggaaaggctccagctcagatttgaaccaccaaccttcttgCCATTAAGTGGCAGTACAAACCTTCAGCATCACGCAGCCAGCATAAAAGGATCCCTGAAGCTGTTAAATCTAGCAAGAAATGATGTGAAAATTCACTgggaggaataaaaaaatacaaactttagATTTGTTGACTGAAACAAAAATGTTCCATCCAAATTTTGATAGGCAGTTCCTTTTAAGAAGTTAAATGTCCCCACACAACTCCATTCTAGAGGTTCCAGAATGCCGCTGCCTTAGAGGCAGGCAGCCTGATGCAGTAGTTCTGGAcatactgtctttttttttgcattttttggggattttctactgagcttttttttttgttttggagcaGCTTACTGAGTTTTCCAATAATACCTGTCTCTTTACCCCAGATGTTAAACTTTTGGCTGTGAGTTCCTGTCCATGTGGTCAactgagagagttcaccagtgtcaCCTTCCAATGTGCTGCATGTGCACTCATCAGCTTCGAAAACAACAGCCCATCCCACTGATGGCCATCTCTGAAGATATCTACCATTCCTTCCTCCCTCCTACACttccatttttaacatgtttGCCATGTTTAATGCTGTTATTGATTTTTATATAGCATCTCTTTAAGTGTAATTAATTCAAActgcagcaatatcatttcCCTTTGGGGATTAACAAATTatcattgaattgaactgaattctCCAGAGCACTTGTGTAGAAGCTTGTTTCCATAGCAACTCTTTGGAGGAGGGGCTTAGGCACTTTGATGTACTATGACATCATCAAGATGATGTCAAGATGATGTCATAGTACATCATCTTGACATCATCTTGATGAGCCAATATTAATTTCCCCACAAGTTATACTACCATAAGAATTAAGTTAATTTCCAGTATAATTATTACCATCATTGTggttatcattatcattataatTATTTTCTTCTGTACAGTGTCTTTGTTTCTCACCACGATGGCTTCTACACAGAGAGTGGATCAACTGGTGGCAGAAAGGCAAAACCTTCTCCAGTCGAGAAAGTGTGAGACCAAGAATACCTCTGTTGAGAGGGAGACGTCCGCTCTGCAACaggaaagaaaagcaggaaagaGAGCTTTCAAGGAGGCCAAGGAAAAATTTGAAGAGTCCGTTAAAAAAGAAATCGAGGAGAGGAATAAAACAGAGGAGGCGATTGCaaaactgaagaagaaaaaggaggaaccggcaaaaaaaatcataaacaaCAGGATGGAAGAGGAAAGTAAAGCAGGAAAGAGAGCTTTCAAGGAGGCCAAGGAAAAATTTGAAGAGTCCGTTAAAAAAGAAATCGAGGACAATAGGAAACTgcagatggaggaaaaaaagctaaaagatcaaatggaagcaaaaaacaaaaaactgcagcAAGAGAAAATGGAAGCCGAGCAGACGGAACAACTTGAAAGAGCAAAGATAAATTTGCT is a genomic window of Odontesthes bonariensis isolate fOdoBon6 chromosome 4, fOdoBon6.hap1, whole genome shotgun sequence containing:
- the ppp3r1b gene encoding calcineurin subunit B type 1b, which codes for MAGRKQSAADADEIKRLGKRFQELDLDKSGSLSVEEFMALPELQKNPLMQRVIDVFDTDGNGVVDFMEFMEGVSRFSVKGDKQQKLHFAFRIYDMDKDGYISNGELFQVLKMMVGTNLKDTQLQQIVDKTIIDADKDGDGRICFEEFCAVVGGLNVHKKMVV